In a genomic window of Pangasianodon hypophthalmus isolate fPanHyp1 chromosome 19, fPanHyp1.pri, whole genome shotgun sequence:
- the dsg2.1 gene encoding desmoglein-2.1 codes for MARLWRSAPLLFLVCFVIWCVFETGAKAAHPVPLQRHRREWIVPPQILEENVDYTKQNFIARIRSDKEDPSKGPIRYSLKGIGADQPPYNLFVVDPSTGNVRVTGLLDREIIAQYNLSGVALYPDGSVAENDIQLRIKVKDQNDNAPIFLPISTGSVNELSKIGTTVMKIKATDADEPGNVNSQIFYEIVDQKPPGNMFRINQNGELIVNSENLDRETIDQYVLTVKASDLNGAAGCKTGMATFKVQILDVNDNIPVLEKDSFEASIEENTENVEVMRFKATDLDLQNTENWQADYKIVSGNGGGHFKIITDPKTNEGVLMLVKSVDYEEVKDMNLGITLNNVAPYYAGIVSQGMTGVVVQGGGGGGGGGGGGGGGGGGAGGATGMFAGGAGGGKIYNMHVNVKNQPEGPGFIPKVKAIPISENGKMIDITKALTVYTATDSDTGLPAQGVKYVKGSDRDNWLSINEKTGEIKLNKLPDRESPYLVNGTYMAEVLCISQDMPFKTATGTVAIQVEDFNDHCPVLINKTQPMCTVQEVLYVTAEDKDAFPNSSPFTFIVIPEGTDGKWSVEHISDRTAMLKPQGTLWPGPHQVTLEIRDQQQVACPDQQVLKVDVCTCDKSATCGPIVARKKSTVLGSAGIGLLLLGLLMLLLIPLLLLLCQCGAAGMSGTFTEMPFDTKEHLISYHTEGQGEDRDVPLLLNDIDGPGMINMNKPSKGGFGATMGSAAFGTAGGYRISTMNGGGQLYNPMEMTSMDQGMNGHLGMMRDEYATYDSGMALNEGFLNHYYSNKSQELHTTTEDNLKPFGFEGQGSPAGSVGCCSILCSESDLEFLNDLGPKFTTLAEICGGTKFTMAAPTPPPPKPIVDHSESISMHTNIANTVNMATKVAAPSTMHTEENVVVKNTQVVSDVQPVHVPTQTLMVQQQPMYYMVEPQVSNTVLLAERPSMGLSQGMYVLNGAPVTERVLVQGAVPAQGTIGGGERVVLLETHGGSTTALNRGRLQSANLSGSQLLLVDAGAQGGQVLQGTLQRGGIYGSQGIVLVEGQGGSTVHGSLQRSVPVAGGSQSILQIVERQGGTSGITHGGNHLQGAVTSTATSQNGTIGLSTSTVHGLPSSRKVVVQEKKVVKTNL; via the exons ATGGCCCGCTTATGGCGTTCAGCGCCACTTCTCTTCCtggtttgttttgttatatGG TGTGTATTTGAAACTGGAGCCAAAGCAGCCCATCCTGTACCCCTCCAAAGGCACAGGAGAGAGTGGATCGTCCCACCACAAATTTTGGAGGAGAATGTAGACTACACTAAACAGAACTTTATTGCTAGG attcgTTCAGATAAGGAAGATCCAAGTAAGGGCCCAATAAGATATTCCTTAAAGGGCATTGGTGCAGACCAGCCACCCTATAACTTGTTCGTTGTGGACCCTTCCACTGGAAATGTTCGAGTAACTGGGCTCCTGGACCGGGAGATCATTGCCCAGTACAAT CTCTCTGGAGTTGCGCTGTACCCTGATGGCTCAGTGGCAGAGAATGATATTCAGCTGAGAATAAAGGTGAAAGATCAGAATGACAATGCACCCATCTTCTTGCCCATCAGCACAGGATCTGTGAATGAGCTCAGCAAAATAG GTACGactgtaatgaaaataaaagcgaCCGATGCTGATGAACCCGGGAATGTCAACTCTCAAATCTTCTATGAGATTGTTGATCAGAAGCCTCCAGGAAACATGTTTAGAatcaatcagaatggagaactGATTGTTAACAGTGAAAACTTGGACCGAGAG ACAATTGACCAGTATGTACTTACTGTAAAAGCCTCAGACCTCAATGGGGCTGCAGGTTGCAAAACAGGGATGGCAACATTCAAAGTCCAGATCCTAGACGTCAATGATAACATACCAGTACTGGAGAAGGATTCT TTTGAAGCCAGTATTGAGGAGAACACAGAAAATGTGGAGGTGATGAGATTTAAAGCCACTGATCTGGACCTgcaaaacactgaaaactgGCAGGCCGACTACAAAATTGTGTCAGGCAATGGCGGTGGGCATTTCAAGATTATCACAGATCCAAAGACCAATGAGGGAGTCCTGATGCTTGTCAAG TCTGTAGATTATGAGGAAGTAAAAGACATGAACCTGGGCATCACCTTGAACAATGTGGCTCCATACTATGCAGGAATTGTGTCTCAAGGGATGACGGGAGTGGTGGTgcaaggaggaggtggaggaggaggtggaggaggaggaggtggaggaggaggaggaggggcaGGGGGAGCTACAGGAATGTTTGCTGGTGGGGCAGGAGGAGGTAAAATCTACAATATGCATGTCAATGTAAAGAACCAGCCTGAAGGCCCAGGCTTCATTCCCAAAGTGAAGGCAATTCCAATTTCTGAAAATGGCAAGATGATTGATATAACAAAAGCCCTCACAGTGTACACTGCTACTGATTCAGATACAGGATTGCCTGCACAGGGAGTCAA ATATGTTAAAGGCTCTGACCGAGACAACTGGCTATCCATTAACGAGAAAACCGGTGAAATCAAACTGAACAAACTCCCAGATCGAGAGTCTCCATATCTGGTCAATGGGACTTACATGGCAGAAGTCCTCTGTATCAGTCAAG ACATGCCCTTTAAGACGGCCACAGGCACTGTCGCCATCCAGGTGGAGGACTTTAATGACCACTGCCCTGTTCTGATCAATAAAACACAGCCTATGTGCACCGTTCAGGAAGTTTTGTATGTCACTGCAGAGGACAAAGATGCTTTTCCAAATTCAAGTCCCTTCACATTCATTGTCATCCCTGAAGGGACAGATGGAAAATGGAGTGTGGAGCATATAAGCG ATAGAACAGCCATGTTGAAACCCCAAGGCACACTGTGGCCAGGCCCTCATCAAGTGACTCTGGAAATTCGCGACCAGCAGCAAGTGGCATGTCCAGACCAGCAGGTGCTAAAGGTGGATGTATGCACATGTGATAAATCAGCGACATGTGGCCCCATTGTGGCTCGAAAGAAGAGCACGGTACTTGGCAGTGCCGGAATTGGTTTGCTTTTACTCGGACTCCTCATGCTATTAC TTATTCCACTCCTACTGCTGTTGTGTCAGTGTGGAGCAGCCGGCATGAGCGGAACCTTCACCGAGATGCCTTTTGACACTAAAGAGCATCTGATTTCCTACCATACAGAAGGGCAGGGAGAAGACCGG GATGTGCCGTTACTCCTCAATGACATTGATGGTCCTGGAATgataaacatgaacaaacccTCAAAAGGTGGCTTTGGGGCCACCATGGGAAGTGCTGCTTTTGGAACTGCAGGAGGTTACAGGATATCCACGATGAACGGAGGAGGTCAATTATATAATCCGATGGAAATGACCTCTATGGATCAGGGGATGAACGGACATCTTGGGATGATGAGGGATGAGTATGCCACATATGACAGTGGAATGGCCCTTAATGAAGGCTTCTTGAATCATTACTACTCAAAT AAAAGTCAGGAGTTACATACCACAACTGAAGACAATTTGAAGCCATTTGGGTTTGAGGGTCAGGGCTCACCTGCTGGTTCTGTAGGCTGCTGCAGCATTTTGTGTTCTGAGAGCGATCTGGAGTTCCTTAATGACTTGGGGCCAAAGTTCACTACTCTAGCTGAGATATGTGGCGGCACAAAGTTCACAATGGCTGCTCCAACCCCTCCTCCTCCAAAACCCATCGTGGATCACTCTGAATCAATTTCCATGCACACCAACATTGCCAACACTGTCAACATGGCCACCAAAGTGGCAGCACCCTCTACCATGCACACGGAGGAGAATGTGGTAGTTAAAAACACCCAGGTAGTGTCTGACGTGCAGCCAGTCCATGTGCCCACCCAGACCCTGATGGTGCAGCAGCAGCCAATGTATTACATGGTGGAGCCACAGGTCTCTAACACTGTGCTATTGGCCGAGAGGCCCAGCATGGGACTGAGCCAAGGGATGTATGTGCTGAATGGAGCTCCAGTGACTGAAAGAGTCCTGGTGCAGGGTGCTGTGCCAGCACAAGGCACAATTGGTGGTGGCGAAAGAGTGGTGTTGTTGGAAACGCATGGAGGATCCACCACGGCACTGAACAGAGGCCGGCTCCAGTCAGCTAATTTGTCTGGATCGCAGCTGTTGCTGGTTGATGCAGGTGCACAAGGTGGCCAGGTCCTCCAAGGAACACTGCAGAGAGGGGGCATCTATGGATCTCAAGGCATAGTGTTGGTGGAAGGGCAAGGAGGGTCCACAGTTCACGGATCACTCCAAAGAAGTGTTCCTGTGGCCGGAGGGTCTCAGAGTATACTGCAAATAGTGGAAAGGCAGGGAGGGACTTCAGGAATCACTCATGGGGGAAATCACCTGCAGGGGGCGGTAACATCCACTGCTACGTCCCAGAATGGGACTATTGGATTGAGCACAAGCACTGTACATGGACTTCCCAGCTCACGGAAGGTTGTCGTCCAAGAGAAGAAGGTTGTAAAAACCAACCTGTAA
- the dsc2l gene encoding desmocollin 2-like protein, giving the protein MFNMSQLGVFSHVLFVVLMCYCVESCVQKHIHAQVPEMLEPGYVVTRVNLDGCGVGPLGLTSSDPAFTIQMDGTIQAVLLNVVPVDGKSFWITVQDHQGHRWFMDVNLSSTGQVSNSAVLKRSKRRWSPPPFSVKENGKGPFPKDMEMIASDTSVNYSLYYVIRGAGVTLNPVGLFSVITNTGMLRVHGPIDREQYPKIVFVAHAYNVYNDQETDSPLPITVLIEDENDNPPEFSGPMVFAVQEQCPVGTVVGTVNATDKDEPNTLHTKIRFTLQNGTNLFRIDPSSGIITVSTNTLDRETVEKYILGIEIKDMNGAPDGLSNIGRAVVSLTDINDNPPTFTETSYNGKVTENAADVLVLRIPVNDKDLKNTPNWKAVYEITKGNETGNFLIKTDPVTNEGLLYVTKPLDYEKQPTVKLEVMARNEAPLVGTSAIWQKVPVDISVENVDEGPEFSVPTLLLKVKENVPNGTLIGIYTATDPETKSSNGINYYKLNDPGSWINVMGSTGELKTAMTIDRESPLVYNNTYNITVKAVDKSQKSGTGTVVILIEDVNDNVPKIPKPNQVLCSKDGTRGSILVEAKDLDQKPYSDPFSFQLGSANAGQWRLTGATGTSVMLEPTMDLPNGMYQVPILVKDLQGFGEEQTVFVQVCKCAKEGECAPQNFSTTLGVWGILAMLLGLLLLLLLCLLCILVCSTKGEKLPMADDDVPGGMLLKSNFEAPGEEVKDGLIIIPASGADVMDSFKGGANFGQKQTFGGSMYQNNMQGFLTTNTLSSGQYNTGMYGSSYKKYSTLSTMDGWRENKIQLDKKLVYFREEAAARFAEDILRPYGYEGVGSPAGSVGCCSILTDQESLDFLDSLGPKFKPLADVCTSKSQRGGQ; this is encoded by the exons ATGTTCAACATGTCCCAGCTCGGCGTTTTCTCTCATGTCCTATTCGTTGTG ctgaTGTGCTATTGCGTGGAATCATGTGTCCAGAAGCATATCCATGCACAGGTTCCTGAGATGCTGGAGCCTGGTTATGTTGTTACTCGAG TGAATTTGGATGGTTGTGGGGTCGGGCCTCTGGGTTTGACCTCCAGTGACCCAGCTTTCACAATACAAATGGACGGCACCATCCAGGCTGTCCTTTTAAACGTAGTTCCAGTGGATGGCAAGTCTTTCTGGATAACTGTCCAGGACCACCAGGGTCACAGGTGGTTTATGGATGTCAACCTTTCCTCCACTGGTCAG GTGTCCAACAGTGCAGTTCTCAAACGCTCCAAAAGAAGATGGAGTCCTCCACCTTTCAGTGTCAAGGAGAATGGCAAGGGTCCTTTCCCCAAGGATATGGAAATG ATTGCATCAGACACCTCAGTAAATTACTCACTTTATTACGTCATTAGGGGAGCTGGTGTTACCCTTAACCCAGTGGGTCTTTTCTCAGTTATCACAAATACTGGCATGTTAAGAGTCCATGGCCCCATTGACCGTGAGCAGTACCCTAAGATTGTA TTTGTGGCCCATGCCTATAACGTCTACAACGATCAAGAGACTGACAGTCCTCTGCCAATCACTGTGCTCATAGAGGATGAGAATGACAATCCTCCAGAGTTCTCTGGCCCTATGGTCTTTGCTGTGCAGGAGCAATGTCCAGTTG GCACTGTTGTAGGTACAGTGAATGCAACAGATAAGGACGAACCGAACACCCTTCACACCAAGATCAGGTTCACTCTACAGAATGGCACCAACCTGTTTCGTATTGACCCCTCCTCTGGAATTATCACTGTCTCTACCAACACATTGGACAGAGAG ACAGTAGAGAAGTACATTCTTGGAATAGAGATCAAAGACATGAATGGAGCACCTGACGGTCTTTCCAACATAGGGAGGGCTGTGGTGTCTCTCACTGATATCAATGATAACCCACCAACCTTTACTGAAACATCG TACAACGGCAAGGTGACAGAGAATGCAGCAGACGTGCTGGTCCTCAGGATCCCTGTGAATGACAAGGACTTGAAGAACACCCCCAACTGGAAAGCAGTGTACGAAATCACCAAGGGAAATGAGACCGGCAACTTCTTGATCAAAACTGATCCGGTCACAAATGAAGGGCTGCTTTATGTCACAAAG CCTCTGGATTATGAGAAACAGCCGACAGTGAAACTGGAGGTGATGGCACGTAATGAGGCTCCTCTTGTAGGAACCAGTGCCATCTGGCAGAAAGTGCCTGTGGACATCAGTGTGGAAAATGTGGACGAAGGACCAGAATTCTCTGTACCTACACTCCTGCTCAAAGTTAAAGAGAATGTACCCAACGGGACTCTAATCGGAATCTACACAGCCACTGATCCAGAGACCAAAAGCAGCAATGGCATAAA CTACTATAAGTTGAATGACCCAGGTTCCTGGATCAATGTGATGGGCAGCACTGGCGAGCTGAAGACAGCAATGACCATTGACAGAGAATCACCActtgtatataataatacatataacaTCACTGTGAAAGCAGTGGATAAGA GTCAGAAGAGTGGTACTGGTACAGTGGTGATCCTCATTGAGGATGTGAATGATAATGTCCCAAAGATCCCTAAGCCAAACCAGGTCCTGTGCAGCAAAGACGGTACACGGGGCTCCATCCTCGTTGAGGCTAAAGACCTTGACCAGAAGCCATACTCAGATCCATTCTCCTTTCAACTGGGCAGTGCGAATGCTGGGCAATGGAGGCTAACGGGTGCCACAG GTACCTCAGTAATGCTGGAGCCAACTATGGACTTGCCCAATGGTATGTACCAAGTCCCAATACTAGTGAAGGACCTTCAGGGTTTTGGGGAAGAGCAAACAGTGTTCGTGCAAGTATGTAAATGTGCAAAGGAGGGAGAGTGTGCACCTCAAAATTTTTCCACCACACTGGGAGTGTGGGGTATCCTCGCCATGCTGCTGGGCCTGCTGCTGCTTCTATTGCTCT GTCTGCTGTGCATACTTGTGTGTAGCACAAAGGGAGAGAAACTGCCTATGGCTGATGATGATGTACCTGGTGGGATGCTGCTCAAATCCAACTTTGAAGCTCCAGGGGAGGAAGTG AAAGACGGACTGATAATCATACCTGCCAGTGGGGCAGATGTAATGGACAGCTTTAAAGGAGGAGCAAATTTTGGACAGAAGCAAACTTTTGGAGGCAGCATGTACCAGAACAACATGCAGGGCTTCCTGACCACCAACACATTGTCCTCTGGACAGTACAACACGGGCATGTACGGCAGCTCCTATAAGAAATACTCCACTTTGTCAACGATGGATGGGTGGAGGGAAAATAAGATTCAGCTTGATAAA AAACTGGTCTACTTTCGAGAGGAGGCAGCTGCACGATTTGCAGAGGATATCCTGAGGCCTTATGGGTATGAGGGAGTGGGCTCTCCTGCAGGGTCTGTTGGGTGCTGTAGTATCCTCACTGACCAGGAGTCACTGGATTTCCTTGATTCGCTTGGACCCAAGTTCAAACCGCTTGCTGATGTATGCACAAGCAAATCACAGAGGGGAGGGCAATGA